Below is a window of Staphylococcus succinus DNA.
TCAATACGGTCAATTTGATGTGTTCCTAATACTGGCATAATAGCGGCTGGATGTTTATTAAACCAGGCCATAACAATACCATTTGCTGTTACGTTGTATTTCTGGGTTAAAGGTGAAATCACTGTCATAATACGCGCTGCTTTCTCGTCTTCTAAATCAAATAATTTTCCACCTGCCATTGGGCTCCAAGACATTATTTTCACATCATCTTTTAACATGTGATTCATCGTGCCATCTTCAATAATATCTAATGTGTATGGCGAAACTTCAAGTTGATTTAAAGTGATATGTAACTTATCACAAACGAGACATTGATTAAGTAAATCATATTGTGATTTATTAAAATTAGAGACACCAAATGATTTCACTTTACCTTCAGTCACCAATATTTTCAACGCTTCTGTAACTTCTTGTGGGTCCATTAATGGTGAAGGTCTATGGATTAATAACGTATCAAGATAGTCAACTTGTAATTCCTTTAAAGAGCGCTCTACTGACTGTTGAATATGCTTCTTACTGTGATTATAACGATGTCCATCTGCACCTTGTATACGATGCGAAGGCAAGACGATACCACATTTAGATACTATTTCCATTTCTTCACGTAATTGTGGAGATAATTTTAGTGCCTCTCCAAATACACCTTCACATGAATAATCACCATAAATATCTGCGTGATCCATTGTTGTAATACCACGTTCCACTAATTCATTTAAATAGCGATTTAATTGTTGCGGTGTCCAGTGCCAATCTTGTGCTCTCCAAAATCCTTGTATCACTTTTGAGAACGAAACATATTGATTAATCTTTACTTTATCCATAATTACCAACACCCCTTATATTTTTATTTGAAACCTCAAGTAAATTGCAGCATCTCTAAATCGTTACGCAATCGGTTAACGTCCATTTCTTCCCCGATAAGTACTATATTTAATGGCAGTATTTCTTCGATAATTTGATAATCTGGCAACCCATGTGCATATTGAAATTCGTAAATATCATTTGGCATATCTCGAAACTTTACATACCCCTTTAATCTTAGAACATTATCCGGCAACCGTAAAATAAATTGATAAAATAATTGTCTATCTATAGGACCTGTAAAACGATACTGCATACTATTCATACCATGGTGGTGCGCATGATCACTCATATCTTTAGAAGCTTTAGGCGTTACAGATAACAATTTATTCATATCTACTTCTGCATAAGTCGTATACACTTTTGGCGCATATGCATTAATATCAGAAATTCCATTTAATGCTTCTCGTGCGGACTCATCAATTAAATCCATTTTATTTATAATGATTGTATCACTTACAGATAATTGCTCTTCCATTAAAATTTTTGTATTATTTGAATAATTGTTTCTAGCTAAAAATCTTGGTGCATCCACAAGACCTATGATGACTGGAGGATTAACGTTTTCTACGATTTCTGGGTCTTGGCACGCAGCTATGATTTCAATTGGATGAGCGATACCTGTGGCTTCAATTATAATATGTTGCATTGCACTTTCCTTTAGAAAATGTTTTAATTGTTTTATTAAATCTAGTTGCAAGTCACAACATACGCAGCCATTTAATATCGATGCAACCTTTACATCATCGCTTAATGTACTGCTGTCTATATTTAAATTGCCGTATTCATTTACGATAATGCTAGGTTTTTCGTTGTTACTAAGTAAATATTTTACATAATTACTTAAAAATGTGGTTTTACCACTACCTAAAAATCCAGTTATTACTGTTATAGATATTCTTGAGTCTTCTTTATTTGTCATACTAATCACTCATTTCTCAAAAAATGTTTGCATTAAAGGTAAATTATTCATATAATTAACCCTTTACTTGATAAATTTTAGATTTCTTCTGAAATTTAAACACAATTTATTTTAGCACGGCAAAGTGCCAAAGTATGTCTAAGGAAGTGTCACACACAACATTAGACGGATTCAGTCCGATACACAAAGAATAAAAAAACGGATAGAATGTCTGGAGGAGAACTTTATGTCTGAAGAACTTAATTTAAAGGATCAACTTTGTTTTAGTTTGTATAATGCTCAGAGGCAAGTAAATCGCTACTACTCTAATAATGTCTTTAAGCAATACAAATTGACTTACCCACAGTTTTTAGTTTTAACAATTTTATGGTCACAGTCACCTGTCAACGTGAAAAAAGTCGTTACCGAACTTGCTCTTGATACAGGTACTGTATCCCCGCTACTTAAAAGAATGGAACAGGTTGATTTAATCAAACGCGAGCGTTCTGAAGTAGATCAACGCGAAGTATTTATTCATTTGACTGATAAGAGTGAAGCAATTCGCCCAGAATTAGATACTGCTTGTCAAGATGTTGCAGTAGCTTCTTCATTAAGTACAGATGAGACTAAAGAATTAAACCGATTACTTAGCAAAGTAATTTCTTCATTTACAGAAGAAAAAATTAAATAAATATCTATTGTAAAATCTCAGTAAGAAACATATCAAAATACATTAATTAAATATACTTTATTTACATTAAGAGCTCAAACACAATTGTGTTTGAGCTCTTGATTTATTAATAACTAAAAACAACTTCTATAATTATATGGTATTCATTTCTGTCATTTGATATAAATAACCTTGTTGAGCGAGCAACATTTCATAACTTCCACACTCCACAATTTTCCCTTCATTCATTACTACTATTTTATCAAAACTTGGCAATAATCTTAAATCGTGTGTCGCTACAATTAATGTTTGTGCTTTATTGTGAATCATATCCATCACTTTATCTGTATGATATATATCTAATGCTGTAGTTGGTTCATCGAGTATCCATATTGGTGCATCTTTTAAAAGTAATCTCGCAATACCTAGTCTTTGTACTTCTCCGCCAGATAATGTGTTTCCGGATATTGTAATCACTCTATCTAAATTAATATGTTGTAAACCTAAATCATCCAATACATCTCGTATCACTTCATCCGACTCTTCGGTAAATAAATTCTCTTTCACTGATCCATCAAATAATTGTTGTGACTGTAACAAAGCATTAAATTGACTATATTTTTCTTCATCTAAAATCCTAGTCATATCCTGATGATTCAACAGAATTTTTCCTTCATCACTTTGATATAGACCTAACATTAATTGTAATAATGAACTTTTTCCCGATCCTGATGGTCCAATGATTGCTATATGTTCTCCTTTAACAATGGATAACTGGATATCATCAAGTACATAACTCGATTGATTCCAATATTTAAATTTAATGTCACGTACCTCTAATAAATTGACAGCTTCTTTGACATTCGAGTGAATAGATTCAGTTCCTTGAGGCGTAGGATGTGCAATGACTTCATTGATATCGCTTAAAGCTTCATCTGTATCTGCTTTATAATAAGCTACATTACTCATAGGAATTGCTTGTTCAAATAATGTTAACATCATTAATACGATACTTGTTAAGTATACTGCGTCCAATTGATGTTGTTGGATTTGTGCTACACCTAAATATAAAGTAGCAAATAACGCTAACATCGAAACGATATTCAAACTGTACTCATACAATGATAAAAATCGTTGTTCTTTCGCTTGCGCTTTTTCATAAGCCTCTAACTGCCCTAGTACTTCATTTTGATAATATGCTGTTTGGTTAAAGCGCTCTAACTCTTCATATCCTTCTTTATAATCATAAAATTGATTTAAAAATTGCCCTTGAACTTCATTCATCTGTTTTTTTAAAGCGCGCGCTCTTTTAGCGCTTAATAAGGGAATTAAAATTAAAGATACTATCATACTTAAGCATATAATTAATGCATGGACATAAGAAAAATATAACATGACTAATGCAGAAATAAGTGCTGTGATACCTATGACAACTGGAGGATAATAAACACGTAAGTATATATTTTGTAAAGATTCTACCCTCCCTATCATTCGTGCAATCAACTCACTTGAATTGAATTTTCTATATACATCTGGGACTACAGGAGTCAGATTTTTAAAAAATTGTACTCTCACATTTCTGAGCATTGTAAAAGTAGTCCTATGAGATAGTAACCTTTCGATATATCTTGCAATTGCTCTTAAGAACCCAAACATCTTCACTGTAACTATTAAAACCATTAATGCAAATAGTGGTGCACCCAAGGCGCTTTGTGTCACCATGTAACCACTTAGAAAGAACATACCCAAAGCGATTATACTTCCGGCTACACCAACAAGAATAGAAAGTAGTAAATCTTTATCTATTTTGAAATGAATATGTGGCTTCATGTTACTTCACCACCTTTAATGTTTTCATTGATTACTAATTGATCTAATGATTTCAATTGCCCGTTTTCTATATATACACGTCTATTGGCATTTTTAATTGTATGCGCTCTATGAGCAATTATAATTATTGTCGTACTATTAAATTGTTGTGAAATTACATCTTGTATAATATTTTCTGTTTGTACATCCAAGCCTGTTGCAGGCTCATCGAAGACTAAAACGTCCGGCTGTGCTACTAACACGCGCGACAGCTCTATTCGCCTCATTTGTCCGCCTGAGAGCATTTCTCCACCTTCTCCTATCCACGTATCTAAACCGTGCTTCAAAGATAGGATTTTATCTTTCATGCCAACCGCTTCTAATACCTTTAAAACTTCAGCTTCATCAATAGATTGAAACATCGTAATGTTATCACGTATTGAAGCATTAAAAATATAAGGAGACTGACTTAAAAATCCAATGCTTAAATTGGGTTGATTGTATGTTACAGTTCCTGAATTAGGTATATATCGCTGTACGATCAGTTGCGCCAATGTAGATTTACCAGCGCCACTTTCTCCTATAAGCGCAATTTGTTCGCCTTTATAAATTTCCAAATTTATCTCATTCAGTGCATTAAATGGCGCAGAGTCATATTTATATGATACCTTCCTCACTTTAATAAGCGCATTTTGTTGTGAATTAAAATTAGGTACTCTATTATCTACTTCCTCTTGGCTATCTAATAACTCAAAGACAACATCACTCGAACCTTCACTTTGCTTTCCTGTATGGAATGACTGACCTAGATCCTTTATTGCATTATAAAATTCTGGCGCTAATATAATAGCAATTGCTGCTGTTTTAAAATCAATACTATCAAATAATATCAATCCTAATCCTGCTTCTAACGCTACAAGGCCAATTCCCAACATGCTAATAAATTCCAACATCAATCCTGATAAGAAAGCACTTTTTAAGATACGCATAGTTAAATCTCTAAACGTTGTACTCTCTTCATATAATGCTCTTTCAGTTTGTTCTGTTCGATTAAAAAGTTTTAGTGTTATAAGTCCTTTCACTTTATTTAAAAATTGTTGACTAAACTCGTTTAAGTACGTCATCTTATCTTTAGATTCATCTCTTGTTTTCAGTCCAAAAATAATATAAAAAAGTGGAATAAATGGTGCAGTCACCATCATAATTAAAGCAGTATTTAAGTGTATAAAACACATTGCTATAATAATAAAAACTGGAATCATCATTGATTTAAATACCTGCGGAAGGTAACTATTAAAAAAAGGTACAATTCCATCAATATTTTCAGTCAAGGTATTCATTTGAACCCCTATAGGTTCTTTAGACTGCTTTAAAATGAGCTGACGTCGTAAATGTTGTTTCACTTTTGTCGACATACGATTACCTATCATTTGATTAAGCGTATTAAATGTTGCCCTCGCTAATAACACAACTAATATAAATAATAGCAATGTCCATAAATCTTCTTTAGTATCTAACAAGACTGCATTTAACACTTCTGCTATTGAAATGTTTTGAACAACCACCGTAATCGCTAATAATATACTGATTACAAACATACATGCTGGATATATTTTATATTTAATTGCTAAATTTGTTAATCTTTTCACAAATATCACCTGCTTCACATTATAAACTCATTATGTAAAAATTAAATGGATTCGCTCATAATTTTAAGAGCTTTTTTATGCTTAATTCATATTTTTGTCATAAATTCAAATTACACCATTTAATAATATTTACTATAATTTTTTGAATGGTTTTATTAGAAGAATTTATTTTGTAAAATTATTTTAAGACTTGAGACTGAAATCTCAGTTATATGTGGTAAATTACATTTTCATTATGCTATCATGATAAAATGAAAATGTATAAAATTTAATAAGTGATATGAAAGTAGGTAAAATATGTTAATACTTGAATTGATAAAAGGTATCATTCTAGGTATCGTCGAAGGTTTAACAGAGTTTGCACCTGTGTCTTCTACAGGTCATATGATTCTTATCGATGACATGTGGTTAAAATCAAGTGAATTTTTAGGATCTCAATCCGCTTTTACTTTTAAGATTGTAATTCAACTTGGTTCTGTTTTCGCTGGTGCCTGGGTATTCCGTGAACGCTATTTCGAAATGTTACATATTGGTAAATATAGATCAGAACCAATTGATGGTATTGGTCAAAAACCAAAACGTTTAAACCTACTACATATATTAGTAGGTATGATTCCAGCTGGTATACTGGGTGTATTATTTGATGATGTCATTGAAAAATACCTATTTAATGTACCAACAGTAATGATAGGACTATTCATTGGCGCAATATATATGATTATTGCAGATATTTATAGTAAAAAAGTTACAAATCCAAAAACAGTTGATCAAATCAATTACTTACAAGCTTTTATTATTGGGTTGTCTCAGGCTGTAGCCATGTGGCCAGGTTTTAGTAGATCAGGATCTACAATATCTACTGGTGTATTGATGAAGATGAATCATAAGTCAGCTTCTGATTTCACCTTTATCATGGCCGTTCCTGTAATGTTAGCAGCAAGTGCACTATCATTAGTTAAAAACTTTGAGTATATACATTTAAATCATATTGGTTTCTATATTTTAGGTTTCTTAGCAGCATTTATTGTAGGCTTAATTGCAATTAAAACTTTCCTCTTCCTCATTAGTAAAGTTAAATTAATACCTTTTGCAATTTACAGAATTGTATTAGTCATCATCATAGCTATTCTCTATTTCGGTTTTGGCATTGGTCAAGGTATTTCAGGAGAATAAACCGATGCATCTCTACTTCTTAGTTAACAACTAAAAGTAGAGATTTTTCTTTATTAGCAAATACGTTGTAATAAGCTGTAATTACAGTTTATTTTCCTGTATCATAGGGTAATAAGTAGATAGTATAAATTAAATGGAGGCAACGAGTATGGACAAAAAGCAATTAATTAAAACAATCATCACAGTATTACCTGTGTTTTTAGTACCGCTCATCGTTGAGCGCAAACGTATTAAAGATCATCCTGACGTGAAAAAAGCAACTGATGCAACAGTTAGTGCATCTAAAACCGTTGCGAATAAATCAGTCCAATTCAAGGATAGTGTTGTAGAAAAATCATCACATGCAAAAGACTACGTTGCAGATAAAAAACACAATGTAGATCAAAAACGCGAACTTAAACGTATTGCTAAAGCATACGATCCTGCTTATATTGAGAAAAAAGGCGAAAAGCTAGAAAAAGAAAATCGCAAAGAAGCAGCTAAACTAGATAAGATTCTTCAAAAAAATATCGACAAACGTCATAAGGAAGAAGAAAAAGTTCGTCAAGACAACAAAAAACAACGCATTAAAGATATGAAAAAAGCCAATAAGCACATGGAAAAAGTTGGTTTAACTCCAGGAAAACTTGATGATTCAACTGAGAAAAAAGGCGAAAAGTTAGAAAAAGAAAATCGTAAAGACATTAAAAAGTTAGATAAATTATTGCAAAAAAATATCGACAAACGTCATAAAGAAGAAGAAAAAGCTCAAGAGAAAAACAAAAAAAATCGCTTATCTGAGTTCAAAAAATATAAAGACTACGTGGCCAAGAGTGTTGTAAAACAAAACAACGAAGACAAAGGTAAATAAACTTATGACCCAAGTCATTATAGATGGAGATGCTTGTCCTGTAACCAATTCAGTAATTGAATTGACTTTAGGGACAGGCATTTTTGTTACAATTGTACGTAGCTTTAGCCATTTTTCCACTGTTGTTCAACCAAACCACGTGAAAGTCATTTATGTAGATGACGGCCCAGATGCTGTAGACTACAGAATCGTTAAGCTTGCACAAACCAGCGATATTGTAATCACTCAAGACTATGGACTAGCAAGCTTACTTCTAAATAAAGTAAAAATGGTCATGCACCATAAGGGATTCATTTTTAATCATCAAAATATTGACACACTGCTTGAACAGCGACATGCAAGTGCCCAATTTAGAAAAAGTGGCGGTCGCACAAAAGGGCCTTCCGCATTTACTGAACAAGATGTCTCAGTTTTTGAGTCTATATTTTCATCTATTATTAAGGAACAAATATCTGAAAAGGAGGAATAACTATGAAAAGAATTGCCATATATTGTGGTGCCAGTAAAGGCAAAGATGAATCATACATGAATGAAGCATACCAATTAGGAAAATACATGGCCCAACAAGAATATGAATTAGTATTTGGTGCTGGCTCCGTTGGAATTATGGGCGCAATTCAAGATGGTGTATTAGATCATGGGGGCCAAGCAATTGGCGTTATGCCTAATATGCTAAACGAACGAGAAATCACAAGTGAAAAATTAAGTGAACTCATACTTGTGGACTCTATGCATGAACGAAAAAACAAAATGGCCGAACTTGCAGATGCCTTTGTCATGGCTCCAGGCGGTGCTGGTTCTTTAGAAGAATTTTTTGAAATGTATAGTTGGGCTCAAATTGGAATTCATGAAAAACCTATTGCTGTTTTTAATATTAATAATTTCTTTGGGCCTTTGCAAACATTACTTAACCATATGATTAGCGAAGGATTTATTGACGCTAAGTATAGTCGCCTAGCACCTTTATGCGATACTAAAGAACAACTTTTCGAAACGATTCATAACTACAAACCACTAGGCGTAAGAACTTATGATTAACATTTAAACTAAAAAGAGGTCGGATACACTAATATATCTTGGATGCCATAGATTAGCTTTCCACATATATTACTCATGTCCAACCTCTTTCTTTTTCTTTTAACAAACAATCATCATTAATTGTTTGA
It encodes the following:
- a CDS encoding aldo/keto reductase, yielding MDKVKINQYVSFSKVIQGFWRAQDWHWTPQQLNRYLNELVERGITTMDHADIYGDYSCEGVFGEALKLSPQLREEMEIVSKCGIVLPSHRIQGADGHRYNHSKKHIQQSVERSLKELQVDYLDTLLIHRPSPLMDPQEVTEALKILVTEGKVKSFGVSNFNKSQYDLLNQCLVCDKLHITLNQLEVSPYTLDIIEDGTMNHMLKDDVKIMSWSPMAGGKLFDLEDEKAARIMTVISPLTQKYNVTANGIVMAWFNKHPAAIMPVLGTHQIDRIDEAIAGLKITITDQEWFDIYTASLGHDIP
- a CDS encoding CobW family GTP-binding protein; this encodes MTNKEDSRISITVITGFLGSGKTTFLSNYVKYLLSNNEKPSIIVNEYGNLNIDSSTLSDDVKVASILNGCVCCDLQLDLIKQLKHFLKESAMQHIIIEATGIAHPIEIIAACQDPEIVENVNPPVIIGLVDAPRFLARNNYSNNTKILMEEQLSVSDTIIINKMDLIDESAREALNGISDINAYAPKVYTTYAEVDMNKLLSVTPKASKDMSDHAHHHGMNSMQYRFTGPIDRQLFYQFILRLPDNVLRLKGYVKFRDMPNDIYEFQYAHGLPDYQIIEEILPLNIVLIGEEMDVNRLRNDLEMLQFT
- a CDS encoding MarR family winged helix-turn-helix transcriptional regulator; protein product: MSEELNLKDQLCFSLYNAQRQVNRYYSNNVFKQYKLTYPQFLVLTILWSQSPVNVKKVVTELALDTGTVSPLLKRMEQVDLIKRERSEVDQREVFIHLTDKSEAIRPELDTACQDVAVASSLSTDETKELNRLLSKVISSFTEEKIK
- the cydC gene encoding thiol reductant ABC exporter subunit CydC, which translates into the protein MKPHIHFKIDKDLLLSILVGVAGSIIALGMFFLSGYMVTQSALGAPLFALMVLIVTVKMFGFLRAIARYIERLLSHRTTFTMLRNVRVQFFKNLTPVVPDVYRKFNSSELIARMIGRVESLQNIYLRVYYPPVVIGITALISALVMLYFSYVHALIICLSMIVSLILIPLLSAKRARALKKQMNEVQGQFLNQFYDYKEGYEELERFNQTAYYQNEVLGQLEAYEKAQAKEQRFLSLYEYSLNIVSMLALFATLYLGVAQIQQHQLDAVYLTSIVLMMLTLFEQAIPMSNVAYYKADTDEALSDINEVIAHPTPQGTESIHSNVKEAVNLLEVRDIKFKYWNQSSYVLDDIQLSIVKGEHIAIIGPSGSGKSSLLQLMLGLYQSDEGKILLNHQDMTRILDEEKYSQFNALLQSQQLFDGSVKENLFTEESDEVIRDVLDDLGLQHINLDRVITISGNTLSGGEVQRLGIARLLLKDAPIWILDEPTTALDIYHTDKVMDMIHNKAQTLIVATHDLRLLPSFDKIVVMNEGKIVECGSYEMLLAQQGYLYQMTEMNTI
- a CDS encoding ABC transporter ATP-binding protein/permease encodes the protein MKRLTNLAIKYKIYPACMFVISILLAITVVVQNISIAEVLNAVLLDTKEDLWTLLLFILVVLLARATFNTLNQMIGNRMSTKVKQHLRRQLILKQSKEPIGVQMNTLTENIDGIVPFFNSYLPQVFKSMMIPVFIIIAMCFIHLNTALIMMVTAPFIPLFYIIFGLKTRDESKDKMTYLNEFSQQFLNKVKGLITLKLFNRTEQTERALYEESTTFRDLTMRILKSAFLSGLMLEFISMLGIGLVALEAGLGLILFDSIDFKTAAIAIILAPEFYNAIKDLGQSFHTGKQSEGSSDVVFELLDSQEEVDNRVPNFNSQQNALIKVRKVSYKYDSAPFNALNEINLEIYKGEQIALIGESGAGKSTLAQLIVQRYIPNSGTVTYNQPNLSIGFLSQSPYIFNASIRDNITMFQSIDEAEVLKVLEAVGMKDKILSLKHGLDTWIGEGGEMLSGGQMRRIELSRVLVAQPDVLVFDEPATGLDVQTENIIQDVISQQFNSTTIIIIAHRAHTIKNANRRVYIENGQLKSLDQLVINENIKGGEVT
- a CDS encoding undecaprenyl-diphosphate phosphatase, with the protein product MLILELIKGIILGIVEGLTEFAPVSSTGHMILIDDMWLKSSEFLGSQSAFTFKIVIQLGSVFAGAWVFRERYFEMLHIGKYRSEPIDGIGQKPKRLNLLHILVGMIPAGILGVLFDDVIEKYLFNVPTVMIGLFIGAIYMIIADIYSKKVTNPKTVDQINYLQAFIIGLSQAVAMWPGFSRSGSTISTGVLMKMNHKSASDFTFIMAVPVMLAASALSLVKNFEYIHLNHIGFYILGFLAAFIVGLIAIKTFLFLISKVKLIPFAIYRIVLVIIIAILYFGFGIGQGISGE
- a CDS encoding YaiI/YqxD family protein, yielding MTQVIIDGDACPVTNSVIELTLGTGIFVTIVRSFSHFSTVVQPNHVKVIYVDDGPDAVDYRIVKLAQTSDIVITQDYGLASLLLNKVKMVMHHKGFIFNHQNIDTLLEQRHASAQFRKSGGRTKGPSAFTEQDVSVFESIFSSIIKEQISEKEE
- a CDS encoding TIGR00730 family Rossman fold protein, which produces MKRIAIYCGASKGKDESYMNEAYQLGKYMAQQEYELVFGAGSVGIMGAIQDGVLDHGGQAIGVMPNMLNEREITSEKLSELILVDSMHERKNKMAELADAFVMAPGGAGSLEEFFEMYSWAQIGIHEKPIAVFNINNFFGPLQTLLNHMISEGFIDAKYSRLAPLCDTKEQLFETIHNYKPLGVRTYD